A region of uncultured Carboxylicivirga sp. DNA encodes the following proteins:
- a CDS encoding alpha/beta hydrolase-fold protein: protein MKYSFWSLLTLVFISFEVWVVQAQDVGLIEDFKPSSVNQPGKQYPQVNSEGCVRVQVSAPEAKMVQLDIGGEKYNLVKDREGIWMGESAPQDEGFHYYQLNIDGASVPDPGTKYYYGAGRWGSAIEIPAVDREFYALKDVPHGLVSQVQYYSEITEAWRRCFVYTPPGYEKDTQNRYPVLYLQHGSFEDETGWLAQGKANQILDNLIAGNKAKGMIIVMDNGYAFRPQDNKTADKRPQMVFEEVLVNEVMPMIDSRFRTIADRKARAIAGLSMGANQTVRIIMNHLDKFAYYGGFSGTANYPNSNEIDPAIFLDGKFTDADALNKQLKVLWLGLGTTEPAPFPGSVGAFCKMLDKQKIKYIYYESEGTAHEWLTWRRCLYQYAQHLFQED from the coding sequence ATGAAATATAGTTTTTGGAGTTTACTTACATTGGTATTTATTTCTTTTGAAGTATGGGTAGTACAGGCACAGGATGTTGGGCTTATTGAAGATTTTAAGCCGTCTTCTGTAAATCAACCCGGAAAGCAGTACCCACAGGTTAATTCCGAAGGTTGTGTAAGGGTGCAAGTTTCAGCTCCTGAGGCAAAGATGGTTCAGCTTGATATTGGAGGTGAAAAATATAACCTGGTAAAAGATAGAGAAGGCATTTGGATGGGAGAATCAGCTCCTCAAGACGAAGGCTTTCATTATTACCAGTTAAATATCGATGGAGCCTCGGTTCCGGATCCTGGAACAAAATACTATTATGGTGCCGGTCGTTGGGGAAGTGCCATAGAAATCCCGGCTGTTGACAGGGAATTTTATGCCTTAAAAGATGTGCCACACGGCTTGGTTAGTCAGGTTCAGTATTACTCTGAAATAACCGAGGCATGGCGGAGATGTTTTGTTTACACTCCTCCTGGTTATGAAAAAGATACTCAAAATCGTTATCCGGTATTGTATCTTCAGCATGGTAGTTTTGAAGATGAAACAGGCTGGTTGGCACAAGGAAAAGCGAACCAAATATTGGATAACTTGATTGCCGGCAATAAAGCGAAGGGGATGATTATTGTAATGGATAACGGTTATGCTTTTAGGCCTCAGGACAATAAAACTGCCGATAAAAGACCTCAAATGGTTTTTGAAGAAGTGCTTGTTAATGAGGTAATGCCAATGATTGATAGCCGTTTTCGTACTATTGCTGACAGGAAAGCCCGTGCAATTGCCGGGTTGTCTATGGGGGCAAATCAAACTGTACGGATTATTATGAATCATCTGGATAAGTTTGCGTATTACGGAGGTTTTAGCGGTACGGCTAATTATCCAAATTCAAACGAAATAGATCCTGCGATATTCCTTGATGGTAAGTTTACTGATGCTGATGCATTAAACAAGCAACTAAAAGTGTTATGGTTGGGGTTAGGAACTACCGAGCCTGCACCTTTCCCGGGTTCAGTTGGGGCATTTTGTAAGATGTTGGACAAGCAAAAAATCAAATATATATACTACGAGTCTGAAGGAACAGCTCATGAATGGTTAACCTGGCGAAGGTGTTTATATCAATATGCTCAACATTTATTTCAAGAGGATTAA
- a CDS encoding alpha-L-arabinofuranosidase C-terminal domain-containing protein, which yields MKTTAFFICLILAGNILAQNKLILKTDSTGIKINKEIYGHFSEHLGTCIYEGIYVGENSDIPNINGYRTDVVEALKALKIPVLRWPGGCFADTYHWKDGIGPKEDRPSIVNVFWGGVTEDNSFGTHEFLDFCELIGTEPYLSINVGSGTVEEAIDWVEYVTSSNESPMTELRKKNGREDPWDVKFWGIGNENWGCGGDMRAEYYADVFRNFSSYIRGNGFQKVICGPSADDLAWTENILEVIKDKLNLAQGLSMHYYTLPTANWEGSKGSSIDFDEDMWFATIRNTMYVEDYIQSHLTIMDKYDPDGDIKLIVDEWGTWYDKLEGTKEGFLQQQNTLRDALVAGINLNIFNNHADRISMANIAQIVNVLQSVIMTRGAQMVKTPTYYVFQMYNVHQDAELIPIELISEDYDYNGEHIPAITASASNKNGVTNITITNSNPNQSLPVDLQLGKDYKNVRGKIINAKAITDYNDFGKDEKVVITDYSIGKVKKGELHVTMPAHSVVLIQLED from the coding sequence ATGAAAACAACAGCTTTTTTTATTTGCCTGATACTTGCGGGGAATATTCTCGCGCAAAACAAGTTAATTCTCAAAACAGATTCAACGGGCATTAAGATCAATAAAGAAATTTACGGACATTTTTCTGAACATCTGGGAACTTGTATTTACGAAGGAATTTATGTCGGTGAAAATTCAGACATACCAAACATTAACGGCTATAGAACCGATGTGGTTGAAGCTCTTAAAGCATTAAAGATTCCTGTTTTAAGATGGCCAGGCGGCTGTTTTGCAGATACCTATCATTGGAAAGATGGAATTGGCCCTAAGGAAGATCGTCCGTCAATTGTTAATGTTTTTTGGGGTGGTGTAACCGAAGATAACAGCTTTGGAACACATGAATTCCTGGATTTTTGTGAATTAATAGGTACCGAACCTTATTTAAGCATAAATGTTGGTTCAGGAACTGTGGAGGAAGCAATAGATTGGGTTGAATATGTTACTTCCTCTAATGAAAGTCCGATGACAGAATTACGTAAAAAGAATGGAAGAGAAGACCCATGGGATGTTAAGTTCTGGGGTATCGGCAATGAAAATTGGGGATGTGGAGGTGACATGAGAGCAGAATATTATGCTGACGTGTTTAGAAACTTTTCATCTTACATAAGAGGAAATGGTTTTCAAAAAGTCATTTGTGGTCCAAGTGCAGACGATTTGGCATGGACAGAGAATATTCTTGAAGTAATTAAAGATAAGCTTAATCTGGCACAAGGCCTGTCAATGCATTATTACACCTTACCAACAGCAAATTGGGAAGGGTCAAAAGGTTCTTCCATTGATTTTGATGAAGATATGTGGTTTGCAACCATACGAAATACAATGTATGTAGAAGATTACATTCAGTCTCATTTGACGATTATGGACAAGTATGATCCTGATGGTGATATTAAACTAATTGTTGACGAATGGGGAACATGGTACGATAAATTAGAAGGTACGAAAGAAGGTTTTTTACAACAGCAAAATACTTTACGCGATGCATTGGTAGCTGGTATCAATCTGAATATCTTTAATAACCATGCCGACAGAATCAGTATGGCCAATATTGCGCAGATCGTTAACGTATTGCAATCTGTAATCATGACAAGAGGCGCCCAAATGGTAAAAACACCAACTTATTATGTTTTTCAAATGTATAATGTTCATCAAGATGCTGAACTGATTCCAATTGAATTGATATCAGAGGATTATGATTATAATGGTGAGCATATCCCGGCAATTACAGCTTCAGCATCGAATAAAAATGGAGTGACCAATATAACCATTACCAACTCAAACCCTAATCAATCTTTACCTGTTGATTTGCAACTTGGCAAGGATTATAAAAACGTTAGAGGGAAGATAATAAATGCGAAAGCCATAACCGATTATAATGATTTCGGTAAAGATGAAAAAGTTGTAATAACCGATTACTCAATAGGCAAAGTAAAAAAAGGAGAATTACATGTTACTATGCCTGCACATTCTGTAGTCTTAATCCAGTTGGAAGATTAA
- a CDS encoding aldo/keto reductase, producing the protein MKKLGNTGLICPPIVYGTSYLGNLYQELTEEEKLALIKEWFNVSYGNVTIDSAGKYGAGLALEVIAHGLKKLGFSPKDITISIKLGWYRVPLESSEPTFEPGAWVNLQYDAVQKISYSGILECWEQGCRLLDGFKPLLVSVHDPDEYLQSAHNEEDRLLRMDNILGAYKALFELKEKGEVKAVGIGSKDWLVIKELYDKVHFDWVMFANKFTLYHHPAEILHFFEQLHKDGVVIINSAIFNGGFLTGGQYFDYRKVEESDLNNLHLFEWRKRFFKVCKYFFVDPGDACLKFALSAPQVNAVALNPSKPHRMLHNKHVVDSEFTGEFWNALKAEAIISNYYPYV; encoded by the coding sequence ATGAAAAAATTAGGGAATACGGGTTTGATTTGTCCTCCGATAGTATACGGAACCAGTTACCTCGGGAATTTGTACCAAGAGCTTACTGAGGAGGAGAAGTTGGCCTTGATAAAGGAATGGTTCAATGTGTCGTATGGGAATGTAACTATAGACAGTGCAGGTAAATATGGTGCTGGTCTAGCCTTGGAAGTTATCGCGCATGGTTTGAAGAAGTTGGGTTTTTCGCCAAAAGATATAACTATTAGTATCAAGTTGGGATGGTATCGCGTCCCCCTTGAATCATCAGAGCCAACATTTGAGCCGGGAGCCTGGGTTAACTTGCAGTATGATGCTGTCCAAAAAATCAGTTATAGTGGTATTTTAGAATGTTGGGAACAGGGCTGTCGTCTCTTGGATGGTTTTAAACCTTTATTGGTTTCAGTTCACGATCCTGATGAATATTTACAGAGTGCTCACAATGAAGAGGATAGATTATTAAGGATGGATAATATTTTGGGCGCATACAAAGCATTGTTTGAACTGAAGGAGAAAGGAGAGGTAAAGGCTGTGGGTATTGGTTCTAAAGACTGGTTAGTAATTAAGGAACTTTATGATAAAGTGCATTTTGATTGGGTGATGTTTGCTAATAAATTTACCCTTTATCATCACCCGGCAGAAATCCTTCATTTCTTTGAACAACTGCATAAAGATGGCGTTGTGATTATCAATTCTGCCATATTTAATGGTGGTTTTTTAACGGGAGGGCAATATTTCGATTATCGTAAAGTTGAAGAATCGGATCTCAATAATCTTCATTTGTTCGAATGGAGAAAACGTTTTTTTAAAGTGTGTAAATACTTTTTTGTAGATCCGGGTGATGCTTGCCTAAAATTTGCCTTATCTGCACCACAAGTAAATGCCGTGGCTTTAAATCCGAGTAAACCACATAGGATGCTACATAATAAGCATGTAGTGGATTCTGAATTTACTGGTGAATTCTGGAATGCATTAAAAGCTGAGGCTATTATTTCAAATTATTATCCATATGTATAG
- a CDS encoding DUF3945 domain-containing protein — MEEVPLDKLEKVAIKKDFIEKMDQRELNDFLNGFRSQKLYTVNASINDENYRIPAKIRLQQEGDEIKVRLHPIQRLHIPDQFMGHTFTSEEKTALLNDRNIGRVIELQDLNGKKDNYFIGVDPKTNEIIPLKQKNITLSDSIKGVSLSESQKQTLMEGGKVSLDGMTGKNDKKFSATLQVDPAGRTISFSDFKQEKGQNQKQDKTETVKKSKGVKVG; from the coding sequence TTGGAAGAGGTACCACTGGATAAACTCGAAAAGGTGGCGATCAAAAAGGATTTTATTGAAAAGATGGATCAGCGAGAACTGAATGATTTTTTGAATGGATTCCGGTCTCAGAAACTCTATACCGTTAATGCCAGCATCAATGATGAAAACTACCGTATACCTGCCAAGATTCGTTTACAGCAGGAAGGCGATGAGATCAAAGTCAGATTGCATCCTATTCAGCGTCTTCATATCCCGGATCAGTTTATGGGGCATACTTTCACCAGCGAGGAAAAAACCGCCTTGCTGAATGATCGTAATATTGGTAGAGTGATTGAGCTGCAGGATCTGAACGGTAAGAAAGACAATTACTTCATCGGTGTCGATCCCAAGACCAACGAGATCATTCCACTCAAACAAAAGAATATTACTCTTTCAGATTCGATTAAAGGGGTTAGTTTGAGTGAATCGCAAAAGCAAACCCTGATGGAAGGGGGTAAAGTCAGCCTTGATGGCATGACCGGGAAGAACGATAAAAAATTCTCAGCTACACTCCAGGTTGATCCTGCTGGACGTACTATCTCGTTTTCCGATTTTAAACAAGAAAAAGGACAAAATCAGAAACAGGACAAAACCGAAACGGTAAAAAAAAGTAAAGGGGTCAAAGTAGGTTGA
- a CDS encoding site-specific integrase has translation MRLITNFLLKKSKRRKDGKYPVYIRCTIDLKRIELSTGVYLNSCDWDNLAQKVAPLAENSRNLNKKLNNFSNTIFDKYYQLESLGNPYDINSLKECLTNTPQHFIVDTFQTILDDIHRRVGYDYSYGTYKHYKTIFGRLKEFIKVTYKKTDIPLSGINYKFIASFDSFLKIHHGVGPNTIGHYHKKLKKVLNDSIALGLINKNPYINFKVKRYQPNRDFLSLNEIKKVENKKIEIERIRTVRDIFIFACYTGLSYSDIYKLTKSHIFKGDDGEEWIIIDRTKTLSRCRIPLLPKAKAILYKYENYPKNENKGKLLPINSNQRMNTYLKEIADICEINKDLTMHIARHTFATTVTLANGVPIETVSKMLGHTSLKTTQIYGKIIDSKISKDMKKLKSMF, from the coding sequence ATGAGGCTCATTACTAACTTTTTATTAAAAAAATCAAAACGCAGAAAAGATGGTAAATATCCTGTTTACATTCGATGTACAATTGATTTAAAAAGGATAGAATTGTCAACAGGTGTGTATTTAAATTCATGCGATTGGGATAATTTAGCTCAGAAGGTTGCACCTCTAGCTGAGAATTCAAGGAATTTGAACAAAAAACTAAATAATTTTTCAAATACCATTTTTGATAAATATTACCAATTAGAATCTCTTGGAAATCCATATGACATCAACAGCCTAAAAGAATGTTTAACCAACACTCCCCAACATTTCATTGTTGATACCTTTCAAACCATTCTTGATGATATTCATAGGCGTGTTGGATATGACTATTCTTATGGGACCTACAAACATTATAAAACCATTTTTGGGAGACTCAAGGAATTTATTAAAGTAACCTATAAAAAAACAGATATCCCTTTATCAGGCATCAATTACAAGTTTATAGCCTCATTTGACTCATTCTTAAAAATACATCATGGAGTCGGTCCTAATACAATTGGGCACTATCATAAAAAATTGAAAAAAGTATTAAATGATTCAATTGCCTTAGGTTTAATCAATAAGAATCCATACATAAATTTTAAGGTTAAACGTTATCAACCCAATAGAGATTTCCTCTCTCTTAATGAGATTAAGAAGGTTGAAAACAAGAAAATTGAAATTGAAAGAATACGAACTGTTAGGGACATTTTTATATTTGCATGTTATACCGGCTTATCCTATTCTGATATCTATAAGCTAACTAAATCACATATATTTAAAGGTGATGACGGTGAAGAGTGGATAATAATTGATAGAACTAAAACATTAAGTCGTTGCAGAATACCTCTTTTACCCAAAGCAAAAGCTATTCTTTACAAATACGAAAACTATCCAAAGAACGAAAACAAAGGTAAACTTCTACCTATAAACTCAAACCAAAGAATGAATACTTATCTTAAAGAAATAGCTGACATTTGCGAAATTAATAAGGATCTTACAATGCATATAGCTAGGCACACTTTTGCAACTACTGTTACGCTTGCCAATGGAGTTCCTATCGAAACTGTTTCTAAAATGTTAGGGCATACCTCGCTAAAAACTACACAGATTTACGGTAAAATAATAGACTCTAAAATAAGTAAGGATATGAAAAAGTTGAAAAGTATGTTTTAA
- a CDS encoding MATE family efflux transporter, whose protein sequence is MSERNVKELESEKISKLLYKYFMPAFAGVIISSLYNIVDRIFIGQGVGSLALSGLSAIFPIMVIMVAFGMLIGVGAGVRVSFNLGKKDFDRAEKVLGNAFVLMVVVSLFITLIGFLIKHPLLTFFGVNDETYEYANDYLDIILSGTVFHIVGYSLNNLIRSEGSAKTAMFSMLIAAGLNIILDPIFIFWFDMGVKGAAYATVISQIVLCFWVLAHFRSERAVIRLHSRNFRIKRDIVWYIITIGFSPFAMQLASSLVFGTFNVQLVEYGGDIAVGAMGIILSIAMLMVMTVIAINMAAQPIISFNFGGKNFIRVKETLVISLIAATIISVIGFLAGELFPRAIIKLFNTNDSQLLEIGVKGLRIFLLALPLVGFQIITGNYFQSTGKAGLAALISLLRQVIVLLPVLLILPKYYGLEGVWFAGPIADTISAFVTFFFLLREMRKLNAQIAVYN, encoded by the coding sequence ATGTCTGAGAGGAACGTAAAAGAGCTGGAAAGTGAGAAAATTTCAAAACTACTTTATAAATATTTTATGCCTGCTTTTGCAGGAGTAATTATCAGTTCGCTTTATAATATAGTCGATCGTATATTCATTGGTCAGGGGGTGGGTTCATTGGCACTTTCGGGATTAAGTGCTATTTTCCCAATTATGGTTATTATGGTTGCCTTTGGAATGCTTATAGGCGTTGGTGCAGGCGTAAGGGTGTCATTTAATCTAGGGAAAAAGGATTTCGACAGGGCAGAGAAGGTGTTGGGAAATGCATTTGTGTTAATGGTAGTTGTTTCTTTATTTATTACCCTTATAGGGTTCCTTATTAAGCATCCGTTATTAACTTTCTTTGGAGTAAATGACGAGACATATGAATATGCTAACGACTATTTGGATATTATTTTATCAGGGACTGTTTTTCATATCGTTGGTTATTCGCTGAATAATCTTATACGATCAGAAGGAAGTGCCAAAACGGCCATGTTTTCAATGCTTATTGCGGCCGGGCTTAATATTATTCTGGACCCTATCTTCATTTTCTGGTTTGATATGGGAGTGAAGGGAGCTGCTTATGCTACAGTCATTTCACAAATAGTATTGTGTTTTTGGGTGCTGGCTCATTTTCGAAGCGAAAGAGCAGTAATTCGTTTACATTCCAGAAATTTCAGGATAAAAAGAGATATTGTATGGTATATTATTACCATCGGTTTTTCTCCATTTGCCATGCAGCTGGCTTCCAGTCTGGTATTTGGTACTTTTAATGTGCAATTGGTTGAGTATGGAGGTGATATTGCTGTTGGGGCCATGGGTATCATTTTAAGTATTGCCATGCTGATGGTGATGACGGTAATAGCCATTAATATGGCAGCACAACCAATAATCAGTTTTAATTTTGGAGGTAAGAACTTTATCCGGGTTAAAGAAACACTGGTAATTAGTTTAATTGCAGCTACTATCATATCGGTTATTGGATTTCTGGCAGGTGAATTATTCCCGCGAGCTATCATTAAGCTTTTTAATACTAACGATAGTCAGTTGTTGGAGATAGGTGTTAAAGGTTTGCGAATATTTCTACTTGCCTTACCTCTTGTAGGATTTCAGATTATTACGGGTAATTATTTTCAATCGACAGGAAAAGCCGGTTTGGCAGCATTAATTTCCTTGCTTCGTCAGGTAATTGTTTTATTGCCTGTTTTGCTTATTTTACCCAAGTATTACGGTCTGGAGGGTGTTTGGTTTGCAGGACCTATAGCAGATACCATTTCAGCTTTTGTAACGTTCTTTTTTTTGCTTAGAGAGATGCGTAAGCTTAATGCACAAATTGCTGTTTACAATTAA
- a CDS encoding carboxypeptidase-like regulatory domain-containing protein, protein MKANPFFSAQINRVFTLLIIALFISGNILGSTFLKKQDQNDTLSYKLVKGTIMDSDNGSPLIFANLTVEDTNIATVSNSEGDFSLKIPNEMLNKKLTISYIGYKSKIVDIKDLKNVKNKIKLELLTVSLDAINVFPKDPYLLIQAVIQRRNENYIQDESLMTAFYRETIKNRRQYASLSEAVVEVYKHSYGNDRQDVIRLMKGRKSADYSKLDTLVFKLQGGPYSTIMLDIMKNPYMILDYDVLEDYTFSIANITREDNRLLYVLEFAQREWVQEPLFYGKLYIDAESLAIVNATYNINTEDKVAVARMFIKRKPAGAEVYPTEASYMVSYREKDGKWIYGYSRGELTFKVKWNKRLFNSVYHTGIEMAVTDWKPTNEKPFKSSDRMKMNIVMTDAQLGFADDNFWGKYNVIEPEKSIETAIKKIQKNLDKLEH, encoded by the coding sequence ATGAAAGCAAATCCTTTTTTCTCAGCCCAAATTAATCGTGTATTTACACTATTAATTATTGCTCTTTTTATTTCGGGAAATATACTGGGAAGTACATTTCTGAAAAAACAGGATCAGAATGATACACTATCTTATAAGCTTGTAAAAGGAACCATAATGGATTCAGACAATGGATCTCCATTGATCTTTGCCAACCTAACCGTTGAAGATACCAACATTGCAACCGTATCCAATTCAGAGGGTGATTTCAGCTTGAAGATTCCAAATGAGATGCTTAACAAAAAACTGACTATTTCTTACATTGGTTACAAAAGCAAAATAGTCGACATAAAAGATTTAAAGAACGTCAAAAACAAAATCAAACTCGAATTATTGACAGTATCTCTTGATGCTATTAATGTTTTCCCCAAAGACCCATACTTGTTAATACAAGCAGTGATTCAACGCCGTAACGAAAACTACATTCAGGATGAAAGCCTGATGACAGCATTCTATAGAGAAACCATCAAAAACAGACGACAATACGCATCCCTTTCAGAGGCTGTAGTTGAGGTTTACAAACATTCGTACGGTAACGATCGACAAGATGTGATCAGACTGATGAAAGGTCGAAAAAGTGCCGATTATTCAAAACTTGACACGCTTGTTTTTAAGCTTCAAGGAGGCCCTTATTCAACCATAATGCTGGATATAATGAAAAATCCATATATGATTCTGGATTATGATGTACTTGAAGATTATACTTTTAGCATTGCCAATATTACCCGTGAGGATAACCGATTACTTTATGTTCTTGAATTTGCTCAACGCGAATGGGTACAAGAACCTTTATTCTATGGCAAATTATATATTGATGCCGAAAGCCTGGCGATTGTAAATGCAACTTACAACATTAATACCGAAGATAAAGTTGCTGTAGCACGTATGTTTATAAAACGCAAACCTGCCGGTGCAGAAGTCTATCCAACTGAAGCCAGCTATATGGTATCCTATCGTGAAAAAGATGGTAAATGGATCTATGGTTATTCAAGAGGTGAATTAACCTTTAAAGTAAAATGGAATAAGCGTTTATTCAACTCCGTTTATCATACCGGAATTGAGATGGCTGTGACCGACTGGAAACCAACAAATGAAAAACCATTCAAATCATCAGACAGAATGAAAATGAATATTGTTATGACTGATGCTCAACTGGGTTTTGCCGATGATAATTTCTGGGGTAAATACAATGTAATTGAACCTGAGAAATCCATTGAAACAGCGATCAAAAAAATACAAAAGAATCTGGATAAACTGGAACATTAG
- a CDS encoding response regulator, which produces MINTKPTILLVDDSQVNLEILKDALSKYITYSAMDGDSALELALSREKPDLILLDIIMPGIDGFEVCKILKSNEATREIPVIFITGQNDMDSIIKGFEAGAVDFISKPFNILELKARVKTQVAIKMARDQNKRLIQKIEAINKKLTDSIEYAKKIQNASLPKKEDLDRLLPEYFVMLKPRDIVSGDFYWVSEIDNKVIIVAADCTGHGVPGAIMSMFGVAYLHEIINNRGETEPAKILDRLREIVIDSLQQDEKSEIKDGMDISIVTINKTKKELQFAGAFNPIILIRNNFLNIYPADHMPVSYGEVDRSFRNHTINYENGDCLYMYSDGYASQFGGPNDKKLMQKGFRQLISEVHPLPMEEQKDQLEKHFIDWKGSNDQIDDILVMGIRL; this is translated from the coding sequence ATGATAAATACAAAACCAACAATATTACTTGTTGACGACTCTCAGGTTAATCTTGAGATATTAAAAGATGCGTTATCAAAGTATATCACCTATTCTGCAATGGATGGTGATTCGGCTTTGGAGTTGGCTTTATCAAGAGAAAAACCAGACCTGATATTATTGGACATTATTATGCCTGGCATTGATGGATTTGAAGTCTGTAAAATTCTGAAAAGTAACGAAGCAACCAGAGAAATTCCGGTCATCTTTATAACCGGTCAGAACGATATGGACAGTATCATAAAAGGTTTTGAGGCCGGAGCAGTCGATTTTATTTCAAAACCATTTAATATACTGGAGCTCAAAGCACGTGTTAAAACGCAGGTTGCTATTAAAATGGCACGTGATCAGAACAAGCGATTGATACAGAAAATTGAGGCTATCAATAAAAAATTGACCGACAGCATAGAATATGCAAAGAAAATTCAGAATGCCAGCCTTCCCAAGAAAGAAGATTTGGATCGTTTGCTGCCTGAATATTTTGTGATGCTAAAACCACGAGATATTGTAAGTGGTGACTTTTATTGGGTTAGTGAGATTGATAACAAAGTAATTATTGTTGCAGCCGACTGCACAGGACATGGAGTTCCCGGTGCCATTATGAGCATGTTTGGCGTTGCTTACCTTCATGAAATAATTAATAACAGAGGAGAAACAGAACCCGCCAAAATTCTCGATCGCCTGAGAGAAATAGTGATTGACTCATTACAACAGGACGAAAAAAGTGAGATTAAGGACGGAATGGATATTAGCATTGTAACCATTAATAAAACAAAGAAAGAACTACAATTTGCAGGTGCTTTTAATCCAATTATTCTCATCAGAAATAATTTCCTGAATATTTATCCTGCAGATCACATGCCGGTTTCATATGGCGAAGTTGACCGCTCATTCCGAAATCATACAATCAATTATGAGAATGGGGATTGCCTTTACATGTATTCTGATGGATATGCTTCTCAATTTGGTGGACCGAATGATAAAAAACTGATGCAAAAAGGTTTTCGTCAGTTAATTTCGGAGGTTCATCCGCTTCCAATGGAAGAGCAAAAAGACCAACTTGAAAAACATTTTATTGATTGGAAAGGATCTAATGATCAGATAGATGACATACTGGTAATGGGTATCAGGTTATAA
- the pgl gene encoding 6-phosphogluconolactonase, with product MKANIEVFESKDAIAHYLADYIRKVQQQKSELYIALSGGSTPKVIFKIWAQEYAKTIDWASIKFFWGDERCVPPNDIESNFGMTKEYLFDHVGTKGINIFRVKGELTNQQALEDYISCIEENVPNSNNLPQFDIMLLGMGDDGHTASIFPHQIELWESDEICTLAQHPDSGQVRVSLTGKTINNSEKIFFLVTGANKAEKAEEIINQSGNYKNYPASLVSNKQTTWLLDSEAASKLK from the coding sequence ATGAAAGCAAATATTGAAGTATTTGAAAGCAAAGATGCCATTGCTCACTATCTTGCCGATTATATAAGAAAAGTTCAGCAGCAAAAAAGTGAGCTTTACATTGCTCTCTCAGGCGGTAGCACACCCAAAGTCATCTTTAAGATTTGGGCACAGGAATATGCTAAAACCATAGATTGGGCTTCCATCAAGTTTTTTTGGGGCGATGAACGTTGTGTTCCTCCAAACGATATTGAAAGCAACTTTGGTATGACTAAAGAATACCTTTTTGATCATGTTGGCACCAAAGGCATTAATATCTTCAGGGTTAAAGGAGAACTAACAAATCAGCAAGCGTTGGAAGATTACATCTCATGTATTGAAGAAAATGTTCCTAACTCAAATAACCTACCCCAATTTGATATTATGTTGCTGGGAATGGGTGATGACGGGCATACGGCTTCAATTTTCCCTCATCAAATCGAACTTTGGGAATCAGATGAAATCTGCACCTTGGCTCAACATCCTGATAGTGGTCAGGTGAGAGTTAGTCTTACAGGTAAAACCATCAATAATTCAGAAAAAATTTTCTTTTTGGTTACAGGGGCTAACAAGGCTGAAAAAGCTGAGGAAATAATAAATCAATCAGGTAATTATAAAAACTATCCTGCCTCGCTTGTCAGTAATAAACAAACAACCTGGTTGCTTGATTCAGAAGCCGCATCAAAACTCAAGTAA